Part of the Ziziphus jujuba cultivar Dongzao chromosome 8, ASM3175591v1 genome is shown below.
TTCATCTATGAAGAAATTAATTGccaaaagaaaactaatttaaATAGGACTTCTCACTTGCAACCAATCTTCATCTAAGTCTCAAACAAAGAAAATCAGTGATAAtacaatgtaaaagaaaaaagaatttacCATATCCAGAAGTTTACCAACAACTTTCAAGTCTCCCACTGCCACATATCCCAGGGCTATGATATCAAGTACAGCAGCTTCTTCCATGCCTCTGGCTCCAgcatttattctttctttcacaGCTTCATAATTAGCTTGAAGCAGGTCTATGGCATCATTCTTATTACCCATCATAATCATCCTTTTGACTTCGTCAAATAACTCCTCCAACTGTCTCTCAAAAttcttcatatcatccacagATTTACTTGTGGCCTCAAAAGATGCTTCAGACCTGCTAATACAAATATGCAGCAATAACTTATTATAAAACCTGCCTTTTAAAGGATTTTGTTTTCCCCAAGGATTTAGCTCCTAAAAGCAGccttgaaataattaaaatgtcgAATTTTGGACATTCTAAAAGAATGAAACAggacaacaaagaaaaaacttaGAATTACCAGAGTTAATCACACCTTTGGAAGTTGGTTGGAGATGAAACACGATTTCCTTGGCCCACCACATTTGCTTGCAATGATCCAACTGAAGCAAAAGTTCGCAAACCATAATGACTTGCAAAGGATCGAACAGGTATCCTATAGAGCTTGAAGTTGTTGCAGCAGCTATGTTTCTGATTAGAAACAGAGAAAAAGGCGAAGCCTTTCTGCCAATGGCATGACTTAACGTCTTGACACACTTTCTTCATCCTAAATGGTTTACATTAGAGGTTAGAGAACActtaaaaacaacaatatagACTACTGGATATCTAAGTTTGGAGATTAAAACCTTTAGATTTTGCTATTAAATCcgaattcagaaaaaaaaaagaacattaaaaaaaaaaaaaattggttaattgTTTGCCaagtttcttcctttctttcagCTTTCTTAAGAAGAAATAATTAACCCTGCTCGTGTAATAAAACCATGTAAATGAATGTTGTAATTTCAATATTGTATCTAAGTGGAAAAGGAAaacgaaaatataaaaatggtgGATTCAGAAAAACCCATGTAAAAGAAAGACCAcacaaaagaaggaaaaaatccAAAAGGAAGATATGAAAGAGAAAAGTAGAGCGAGAAAAATACCTGTAGCTTTTGAAAGAGGTAGAAGGTAGAAGAAGGGAAGCTGCCACCATTGCAGGAGTTGCAGAGCAGCGAAACAGGAGAAGGAAAGAAGATAATGGGTGCGCTGAAGCGGTTGTGTTGACTCGGACGCGGTGAGTCCACTATCTATTGGGTATATATTACATCAAATTATTTGGGCCATACAAAGCTTTCCGGACCCAACTCGTAACTGGAACAGCTAAATACATCATCAAAACAACTGTATACATCCGCATCGTGTAATAAAGAAAGGTGAACAAGTTGAAATTTTACTTTCATAATGTTGTTAATTCCATAAATCTgacataatttttataattaaaggaAAGATCCAATGTCAACAAAATGAAACTGATGGAAACTGTATCCACGGGGTCACCAATCACCATCAATCATTGATGAAAAATTAGcataacttttttatatttaagatgaATCAAGTCAGGGAAAATATTTGgtacaattttaatttggttctctctctctcttctttcgtCAGCTAACAATAACATCTACCTTTTAAGAGTCATATCCAACAGCATTCTCAATTCTTTCTTGAGTTTATTGGAATTAAGGATGCTTAACAATGCATTCGTGAAAAATTTCATAgttcaatttattgaataagaaTTTTGGaactaccaattttttttttaattattacattatttttagaACAGAAGAACAAAATTAATGGTCAAGATGAGACAAAATTTAGTTCAGCCAATGAAACAATAACCCAAAACAAAGGGGTTACTTATGAGAtgttaggaaaataaaaaagtacatCAATTTGGTTGCCAATGGAATTGACAAAAAGTGCAAAAGCCAAAACTAAACTATCATCCACTAAATAGTCTCCATCAAACTGTTTAGGGTAACATTTTATTTCGTCCGGAGTTTAACACTAAGTGTCCAATGAACTTTGCCAGCAGGCAAAGGGATGGACTTTGGAAAGCGCAATGGCACCTCATACTCTCCCACAGTTGACAAAGGCGATGATAATTGAAGGTTTTCAGGAGCGAGTTGCACGCAAAGTTGCCTAGCCACCTGCAATAACACATATTGTATCGTTTCAAAACATGTATGTATCTGTTCCAGGTTCCGAGTATGAAGAACAAAATATTAACACCGTCATTTCTTATTTACATACTAACACATGACTAACAGCCATATCGAAAACAAATTTAAGAGAAACTTTTAAAACACTCGAAATCTCCATAAACGCATTAATTTCCCAATATATGGGTATTGGTTATGATCAGAAGTCTTTCAAGAGCTAAAATCACATTGCCTCTAGTCTACAAAGCTTTTCCTCTAGTCTTATAAACACTACTGAAAGGTCAAGAGGATTTTGGAATAGAACAAGAGGTAAAGCCACCGAGGTGTTATCTCCACAAAAAAGAGTTATCAAACATGTATAACAAACCCATACCTCAGCCACAATATCATCTTTGGTTACAGGTTCACGCACTTCTATAGGCTCATCCTTTGTTGAGCGTGAACGGAACTTCTCAATATTGATCAATCTCCGTACTACctataaaaagtgaaaaagatacacccatattaaaatcaaaaagcaacatatttataattttgaagcaTAAACATGAGCAGCATTCCAAAAGACAGCTTCAGATCAAtgtttcttataaaattttatattttgaccccTCCCAGAATCTTCACggactgaccttcatatatatgaaatgttacaaccaaaaaaaaaaaaatatatatatatatatatatatgatataagaAAGATACATGCATTTGAACATAAATCACATACATATTCCATCCCAATACATACTGGCCATGGAAGAAAGAAGGATATCGATAAAACGTTATACCAAATGTGGATGAATAATTTGAACAATAGTTAAAAGCAATAGAGAGAAGGTACAAACCAAACGAGCTTTATCAAGACGTTTGGCGGCCTTTTCATACTCTTTAATCTTATCTTCCTCAGACACTGCAACCACCTTAACCTCCTCCTTTTCTTTCTCAGGTGGATAAATCTAAGCCATGTATGCAATAAGCACTTTATCAATATAACTTAAAGCGCAGATATAACAGAGGCACACAATTCCTGGGGGAAAAAAatcccacaaaaataaaaaataaaaaataaaaattgatcctTTACACACGTatcaaagttagcttagacACTCTGTTTTTATGATTCCATTTGCAAATTAGAATTAATGATAAACTAATGACGTGTGAAAAATAAACCTTGTGCTGCTCCCTGATGAGATACGCATACTTGTCAATATTAGGAACAGCCAGCAACTTGGGCATAAGGTGATTGCGAAAATGCCCAGGAGCAACCTTCACTGTCTCACCAGCTTTCCCAAGCTTTTCGATGTTCTGGGTATATAGTAAAAACGAATCAATCACttatacaaaatacaaaatacatatatttttcaaagaacAAATGAAAGGGCAGGCTCTTCAGAATTATGAACTCACTCTTGTTAGGATAACTTCCAATTTCCTGTGTCTGATTCCTTGGCTAACATACAAAAGTGGTTGCATCATTCGATCAGAGCTATGCACATTCGTTTCTTTGATAATTTGCCTGATGGCATTTCTACCATATTGAATATAAGCCATCCAATCCAAACCTTCTGcctaaatcccaaaaaaaaaaaaaattcaaactttaagCACAGAACGTTTTGAATTCTGTATGTAAATCCAAAATTGAAACCGAAGTGGAAGCGGAAGAAGAAAACAGGTACCAGCTACGCCGGCAGATCAGCCGGGGGCAATTGGCGGAGACTTTAGGGTTTTTGGGGTAGGAACTGAAATTACAGTAGGGCGAGAGAGTGAACGAAGATGGaggggtttttgttttgaattgtcTGAAACACCCCTAAAATGAATTCGTATTACAACAAAGTACCATGATCCATATCGACAACAATGGCCAGTACatacaaaattaatttagaatataactAATGTGCTctctcaaaaatattaataataatttaataatttcaggaaaaagaaaatcatttacATTCTTTTGGGTTTCTAGTCAAATAGAATATTCAAATgcttaaaatttatgaataactAATAAATATGATGTTTCAAATCAGTATTTTCCTTGACATGGTTACGTAGCACTTCgtcatctttattttttattttttctttttacactgaaatatttatcatatttatcaATGAGAAAATAAAGGCTAAACgtttaaatattcttttattcgaataataatatagaagtGCATATGaatttggttttgaatttttttatatctagCTTTTGCTATTatagtgtgtgtgtatatatatatatatatatatatgtatacagacATATAGGAGCATGTTGTATATAGTAAaatagttaataaatttttttgacaaatatcatattattcattgaatatataaatcaaatagtatataaattatgaaaataaatattcagaACTTTTAAATGATTGTCTACTTTTGAATTTATCCAATTAAAGGCTAAGATGATTTACCTAATATATGTTAGTACATTAAACACTCTTTCTCtcgctatatgtatatatacgtatatatatatacatgataaaaaaatttgacaaatattatattGCGCATTAAATATATTGATCTAACGGCTACAAATCTTGAGaataaatacttattaacttttaaatgaTTGTCCAACCTtgaatttatccgattaaagaCGAAGATGATTTGTCTAACAaagatatttatcaaatatattgtaTTATATTGGTACATTGaactctctctccctctctctctctctctctatatatatatatatatatatacacacacacatacaaagCAAAAGCTAGATACGAACGATTTTGATAGGTTTTTAAAGTGTTGAAAACTGCCGAGTTAAACAAGATCAGAGAATAGAAAAGGGTTAAAAGAGAACATATTCAAGTGCTGAGAAACCGaatgtttaaaatattacaGAACAACTTGTATATTATTGGTGAAATCaacataattttttgaaattcaaaaagataatctttttatcatttttatacatGTGGGAAGGTCCAAACAGTGCTTActaaagaagatgaagaagaagaagaagcagaagaagaggaagatgatgaagggctataagtaaaaatatgtaaaacaaaaaatcctgtttttttcattttctgggTTGCGTCATGGTtacacaaaaaggaaaaattggaaCATCGCAGAAAACAGAAACCGAAATGCATAAATGAATTTACAGCGGGATACATTCATACAAGCTATTCTTGTGCCCCAAAACCAAGAAATATAAAATCTCTTCTACCTCTCTCTAGgttcatacatttttttttttttttttttttttagaaatggaAAATCATATCATCATACGTTACCGGTGAAAATTCAATGGCACCCACGCAGCACTAGGCCCAGCAGCTTTTTGAAAGTGTGGATGGAGCTCTTACCAACCTACGGGCCATCTTCTTGAGCTGAGGAATGGAATAAGGAGTGTTAAAGACTTCTCAACATACAGTTTCAAGTCGAACCCAGAGAGATAGGGGCTGAAGAGAGACTTACTGCTTAAAATGAAGCCTTGGAGCAAGCTCTGAGCTCTCTCTGCCTGCTCAGGAGTTCCTGATATCTGAATGACCTTTTGTGTGGACTCTGGTCTGTCATCCACCAGGGTTACATTCGCTCCTGATAACTGTTTAAATGGAAAACACAGTTAAAAGGATAAACTACTCGGTCAAAACaaaaactggaaaaaaaaaaaaaaaaaaagttggcagTAAATGACAAAATGAACTGGTAAGACTGACCTCACTGATCTGTGCGAGcttgttttttgattttgttataaGCTTTGGAACTGCAGGCTCCGGTATGACAACTTCGAGTGTGCTTCTAGTCACAAGTGGCACAGGGATTCtaacagaaaatgaaaaatacggCATGAAGAAGGAGATAGGTATTAATTGCTATTGAGCccatataaatgaaaagaaaccaCTACCTATTCAATGCACTTGGCACATCTTCACGCCGATCATTTTCATTCTGCTTTGTTATTTCACTACCTGTTCCTCCAGTGTCCTGCAAACAGAGAAGTTCTTAGAACAAAATCAGCCCATGTGAGGTAGAAAAATGAACCACCAGTTGAAATCATTATTAGGGCAGTCTTATCTAGGAAGGAAGTCAATCAAAACAACTTTGAAGGAGTAAAGCCCTCATAAACAGAAATATATGTCCactgaaaacatatatattacaattaaGAGCTAGATAAGGAATTAAGTTTAGCTGGTGGATGCCCAACTTTCCCAGAttgaaagaaaggaagaagagtAGGCAGAAAACAATCTTATAAAAGTAATCATCaaggataagaaaaaaacacCCATGGAGAATAAGCAAACCATGAAAGAGAAACTAACAACGGCAGATGACCAAACATTTATATTCAAGAGAGGAGGCAACCTTTGATGCCTGAGTTGTTGCCACAGTATGTGCATTATGATAGGTTTCTATAGGAGGATCACTTCCGGTATAACCATCACGACCAGGAGTTACACTTCTAGGAGAGGAGGTCTCCCATCCAAGAGCATTGCCCATTCCACTCGATACAGAAACAGAAGATGGTGCTGCATCATTCTGAAAGAAATCCCTATACATGTAACTTCGTAGTCTAGATGTCACTTCAACAAGAGCATCTCGAGCTGCTTTTATCTCCCCTACTATCTGTAAATCACATGGAGTCAACATTTAGAAAATTAGAATTGCCAAAAATGGAAATCATCCTTCCTACAAGGTCTTTATTCTCATGGTTCTGGACCCTTTAACTTTGGTTTGTAACAGTTCAGATGTAAACCAAAATGTAGATGCTGTAATTCATAGTAACAGCAGCTGACTCAACATGTGCACAGGGGAATGAAGGGTATTcatgaagaaaatatattaaagccATCAGAAGCATAATCAGACAAGCATGCATTTCTACCACGTAATCGTAACAGTCCAGAAGTATAGCATGGATAAGATGGATAACTTACTCGAGAAGAATCACAATGCAAAAATCAAGATTCTTTAAAACGATAAAACTTAACTCAACTCTACACGAGGTATTAAGTTATTCCAGGCATGTAATAGAACTGCATTTTTTAAGATTAGATATACTGACAAACCTGTACAACTTCATCATTTGCTGATATGAAGGTTGGAAGTTCTTCTCTTGGCAGAATATGTATATTTGCACCAGTTAACCTCCTCATCTCTGACAATGATCCATCTCTTCCCTCTAGACACCCAATATCACTAGATGGGACAAGTAATCTAGTAGTTATAAAGTTGTCTTTATCTGGGGCAAGATCAACAATACGAGTTTGGATATGCAATAGAGCTTCTTGAGCAGGAAACAGCTCATCATCGGGACCCTAGAAATAAGAAAGAGAGAAGGATAAGTTGAAAAAGTAAATTAGTTATCAATAGTAGACTGCAAGTTCAAAGCAATAGAGAATTTGTCGATTACCTCCTCAGAAGATATGATAATTATCTGTTCATCTGAACCAGCCACAGTATCAGTAACCTTTACATCCACACCAATTTCATTTCGAAGGAGATCTATAATTCCATCAGACTCTCCAACAACACTATCAACCTTGTCAATTGGACAAAGTATTCGGAACACAAGGTCCTCACCATAAAATGGCTGCATGCTTTCACCTAAGGAAGAAGAACCAGGTTCATTTGTAAAACTAGATGAACGTGATGCATAATTGTTGCTTCTTATGTTGGTGGTAAGTACTCGTGA
Proteins encoded:
- the LOC107403452 gene encoding RNA-binding KH domain-containing protein RCF3: MERSRSKRNYYYDQDYDSETVGRTRPRYNHHYGTNNHRHRGNGGGGGGGGRPSKPQQDPNLMVTTSYRILCHDMKAGGVIGKSGSIIKSIRQHTGAWINVHELIPGDEERIIEISDTRRRDPEGRMPAFSPAQEALLLIHQRILDSDAAGGGGGGEEEEEYGGGIRGGGGGGGNRVATRLVVSRMHVGCLLGKGGKIIEQMRVETKTQIRILPRDHNLPRCVSMSEEIVQVVGDVIAVKNAINVISARLRESQHRDRSHFHGRVHSPERFFPPDDDYLPQMNNNARRSPMDSAAFGSRVLTTNIRSNNYASRSSSFTNEPGSSSLGESMQPFYGEDLVFRILCPIDKVDSVVGESDGIIDLLRNEIGVDVKVTDTVAGSDEQIIIISSEEGPDDELFPAQEALLHIQTRIVDLAPDKDNFITTRLLVPSSDIGCLEGRDGSLSEMRRLTGANIHILPREELPTFISANDEVVQIVGEIKAARDALVEVTSRLRSYMYRDFFQNDAAPSSVSVSSGMGNALGWETSSPRSVTPGRDGYTGSDPPIETYHNAHTVATTQASKDTGGTGSEITKQNENDRREDVPSALNRIPVPLVTRSTLEVVIPEPAVPKLITKSKNKLAQISELSGANVTLVDDRPESTQKVIQISGTPEQAERAQSLLQGFILSTQEDGP
- the LOC107403445 gene encoding uncharacterized protein LOC107403445 isoform X1, giving the protein MAYIQYGRNAIRQIIKETNVHSSDRMMQPLLYVSQGIRHRKLEVILTRNIEKLGKAGETVKVAPGHFRNHLMPKLLAVPNIDKYAYLIREQHKIYPPEKEKEEVKVVAVSEEDKIKEYEKAAKRLDKARLVVRRLINIEKFRSRSTKDEPIEVREPVTKDDIVAEVARQLCVQLAPENLQLSSPLSTVGEYEVPLRFPKSIPLPAGKVHWTLSVKLRTK
- the LOC107403445 gene encoding uncharacterized protein LOC107403445 isoform X2; the encoded protein is MAYIQYGRNAIRQIIKETNVHSSDRMMQPLLYVSQGIRHRKLEVILTRNIEKLGKAGETVKVAPGHFRNHLMPKLLAVPNIDKYAYLIREQHKVVRRLINIEKFRSRSTKDEPIEVREPVTKDDIVAEVARQLCVQLAPENLQLSSPLSTVGEYEVPLRFPKSIPLPAGKVHWTLSVKLRTK